The Oscillospiraceae bacterium genome has a segment encoding these proteins:
- a CDS encoding 4Fe-4S dicluster domain-containing protein, translating into MKKVFAREELCVNCHLCEVYCKTAHSASGDVLTANKYENPAPISRVKVYGDRVASVAVNCRHCDDPACVKACITGAMHKDKKTGIVSVDPDKCIGCMTCLAVCPIGCIQPGNIAYKCDLCGGEEPACVKGCPNRALVWVEAGGAAK; encoded by the coding sequence ATGAAAAAAGTATTTGCACGAGAGGAACTTTGCGTCAACTGCCACCTGTGTGAAGTCTATTGCAAAACGGCACATTCAGCCTCCGGCGATGTGCTGACAGCCAATAAATATGAGAATCCGGCGCCTATCAGCCGGGTAAAGGTGTACGGCGACCGTGTAGCCTCCGTGGCGGTGAACTGCCGTCATTGCGATGACCCGGCCTGTGTGAAGGCATGCATTACCGGCGCTATGCACAAAGACAAAAAGACCGGCATTGTGTCCGTAGACCCGGACAAATGCATCGGCTGCATGACCTGCCTGGCGGTGTGCCCCATCGGGTGTATTCAGCCCGGCAATATTGCCTACAAGTGCGACCTGTGCGGCGGGGAAGAACCGGCGTGCGTCAAGGGTTGCCCCAATCGAGCCTTGGTTTGGGTAGAAGCGGGAGGTGCTGCCAAGTGA
- a CDS encoding ammonium transporter: protein MGLETIMETVNSELFGVWFLIGAVLVFFMQCGFAMVETGFTRAKNAGNIIMKNLMDFCIGTVMFILLGYGLMCGQDYIAGVIGLPNLGIFTHYNDFNWSNFVFNLVFCATAATIVSGAMAERTKFSAYCIYSAVISAVVYPIEAGWVWNVDGNGWLQKLGFHDYAGSCAIHMVGGIAALIGAIFLGPRIGKYHTDEKTGKKTPKAIPGHSLTLGALGVFILWFAWYGFNGAAATDVPTLASILVTTTVAPAVATCTTMIFTWIKDGKPDVSMSLNGSLAGLVAVTASCDVTDALGSGIIGAVAGILVVLVVELLDKKLHIDDPVGAVAVHMANGIWGTLAVGLFATDKAPGYAVSGLTHTGLFYGGGLHLLGTQLIGFAAVAGWAAVTLTITFFILNKTVGLRVSAEEEIKGLDATEHNLPSAYADFMPVGGFAAVPVTESGLPAAPVEKAVPVETYTTKPDAKLSEVVMLFNPAKLERVKDAMNAVGVTGMTVTNVMGCGTQKGHVRKYRGVEIEELNLNPKMKLEMVISAVPVETVIAAAREALYTGNIGDGKIFVYDVEDAVKVRTGARGYDALQGTDD, encoded by the coding sequence ATGGGGCTTGAAACAATCATGGAAACGGTGAACAGCGAGCTGTTCGGCGTGTGGTTTTTGATCGGCGCAGTGCTGGTTTTCTTTATGCAGTGCGGCTTTGCTATGGTAGAGACCGGCTTTACCAGAGCCAAGAACGCCGGCAATATTATTATGAAAAACCTGATGGACTTTTGTATCGGCACGGTGATGTTCATTCTGTTGGGCTACGGACTGATGTGCGGTCAGGACTATATCGCCGGGGTGATCGGTCTGCCCAACCTGGGCATTTTCACCCACTATAATGATTTCAACTGGTCCAACTTTGTATTTAACCTGGTGTTCTGTGCCACGGCGGCCACCATTGTGTCCGGCGCTATGGCAGAGCGTACCAAGTTTTCTGCCTACTGCATTTACTCAGCAGTGATCTCCGCTGTGGTGTATCCCATCGAGGCAGGCTGGGTCTGGAATGTGGACGGCAACGGCTGGCTGCAAAAGCTGGGCTTCCACGACTACGCCGGATCTTGCGCCATTCACATGGTGGGCGGTATCGCAGCACTGATCGGCGCCATCTTTCTCGGTCCTCGGATCGGTAAGTACCATACGGACGAAAAAACCGGCAAAAAGACACCCAAAGCCATTCCCGGTCACTCCTTGACTCTGGGCGCGCTGGGCGTGTTTATCCTGTGGTTTGCCTGGTACGGCTTTAACGGCGCGGCGGCTACCGATGTACCCACTTTGGCGTCTATCCTGGTGACCACCACCGTAGCGCCGGCTGTGGCCACTTGCACCACCATGATCTTTACTTGGATCAAGGACGGCAAGCCGGATGTGTCCATGTCCCTGAACGGCTCTTTGGCCGGGCTGGTGGCTGTGACCGCCTCCTGTGATGTAACGGACGCTTTGGGCTCCGGAATCATCGGCGCTGTGGCCGGTATTCTGGTGGTGCTGGTTGTGGAGCTGCTGGATAAGAAATTGCATATTGACGACCCGGTAGGCGCTGTGGCTGTACACATGGCCAACGGTATTTGGGGCACGCTGGCCGTAGGCCTGTTTGCCACGGACAAAGCACCGGGCTATGCAGTGTCCGGCCTGACCCATACGGGTCTGTTCTACGGCGGCGGGCTGCACCTGCTGGGTACCCAGTTAATCGGTTTTGCGGCTGTGGCCGGTTGGGCGGCAGTGACCCTGACCATCACTTTCTTTATTCTGAACAAGACCGTGGGCCTGCGGGTCAGCGCGGAAGAAGAGATCAAGGGGCTGGACGCCACCGAGCACAACCTGCCCTCTGCCTATGCGGACTTTATGCCCGTCGGCGGCTTTGCTGCCGTGCCGGTAACGGAAAGCGGCTTGCCGGCTGCACCGGTAGAAAAGGCTGTTCCGGTAGAGACTTATACCACCAAACCGGACGCTAAGCTCAGCGAAGTGGTGATGCTCTTTAACCCGGCCAAGCTGGAACGGGTGAAGGACGCCATGAACGCGGTGGGCGTTACCGGTATGACCGTGACCAATGTAATGGGCTGCGGTACCCAGAAGGGTCATGTGCGTAAGTACCGCGGTGTGGAAATCGAGGAGCTGAACCTGAACCCCAAGATGAAGCTGGAAATGGTGATCTCCGCCGTGCCGGTGGAAACGGTGATCGCCGCTGCCAGAGAGGCGCTATATACCGGTAATATCGGTGATGGTAAGATTTTTGTTTATGATGTGGAGGACGCAGTAAAGGTGCGCACCGGCGCACGGGGCTATGACGCTCTCCAGGGTACGGACGACTGA
- a CDS encoding glutamine amidotransferase family protein, whose protein sequence is MLREGEVRIPSGCAIAAIIDRKGEPINGSEIIQSIALMHDRSNGLGGGFAAYGIYPDHKTDIAFHVFYQSVQARGACEEFLFKHFNVDVSERIPTKKIASIENGPDIWRYFAKPNKVRMKEARLDEDEYTAQCVIHVNNEIDGAFIFSSGKNMGCFKAVGYPEDVGEFYMLNQYDAYLWTAHGRFPTNTPGWWGGAHPFNLLDWSVVHNGEISSYDANRRYIEQFGYVCTMQTDTEVITYLFDHLIRHHQLPIDVAADVLTAPEWDEIDRMDPERKEYFTNLRSIYNGALVNGPFSVILGSNKGLLAINDRLKLRSLTAATKGNRAYFASEESAIRVICPHPEKVWSVSGAEPVFIPLELAKEEDDD, encoded by the coding sequence ATGCTGCGAGAGGGCGAAGTGCGCATTCCCTCCGGCTGCGCCATTGCCGCCATTATTGACCGCAAGGGTGAGCCGATCAATGGGTCGGAGATTATCCAGTCCATTGCCTTGATGCACGACCGTTCCAACGGCTTGGGCGGCGGTTTTGCCGCCTATGGCATTTATCCCGATCACAAGACGGATATTGCCTTTCATGTGTTTTACCAGTCGGTACAGGCACGAGGCGCTTGCGAGGAGTTTTTGTTCAAGCATTTTAATGTGGATGTTTCCGAGCGCATTCCCACCAAGAAGATCGCGTCCATAGAGAATGGACCGGACATTTGGCGGTATTTTGCCAAGCCCAATAAGGTGCGGATGAAAGAGGCCCGTTTGGACGAGGACGAATATACCGCCCAGTGCGTGATCCATGTGAACAACGAGATCGACGGCGCTTTTATTTTTTCCAGCGGCAAGAATATGGGCTGCTTTAAGGCTGTGGGCTATCCGGAGGATGTGGGCGAGTTCTACATGCTGAATCAGTATGATGCCTATTTGTGGACAGCACATGGTCGCTTTCCTACCAACACCCCCGGCTGGTGGGGCGGGGCACACCCCTTTAATCTGCTGGACTGGTCTGTGGTGCATAACGGCGAGATTTCGTCCTATGACGCTAACCGTCGGTATATTGAGCAGTTTGGCTATGTGTGTACCATGCAAACGGATACGGAAGTGATTACTTATCTGTTTGACCACCTGATCCGTCACCATCAGCTGCCCATTGATGTGGCAGCCGATGTGCTTACGGCCCCGGAGTGGGACGAGATTGACCGTATGGACCCGGAGCGGAAAGAGTATTTTACCAACCTGCGCTCGATCTATAATGGCGCCTTGGTGAACGGGCCGTTCTCTGTGATCCTTGGCTCCAACAAGGGGCTGCTGGCCATCAACGACCGGCTGAAATTGCGATCCCTGACTGCGGCTACCAAGGGCAATCGGGCGTATTTTGCTTCAGAGGAGTCCGCCATTCGCGTGATCTGCCCCCACCCGGAAAAAGTGTGGTCCGTCAGCGGTGCGGAGCCGGTATTTATCCCACTGGAACTGGCAAAGGAGGAAGACGATGATTAA
- a CDS encoding glutamate synthase-related protein, giving the protein MINYIPRRFTIVRDRELCIDCGCCVRQCSNECHSFGPDGKTVVSHSQDCVACHRCVDLCPTGALRIEKYVCDYRDNANWTPRYQQEICRQANTGGVLLSAMGNPQPYPIYWDKILLNASQVTNPSIDPLREPMEIRTILGRKPDRLQVERKGKSVTKMPPQVMLETPIMFSAMSFGSISLNAQKSLAMAAKNMGTLFNTGEGGLHPDLASYGDCAVVQVASGRFGVHKDYLNNSKFVEIKIGQGAKPGIGGHLPGEKVNVEVSNARMIPVGSDAISPAPHHDIYSIEDLRQLIWSLKQATDNKKPISVKIAAVHNIAAIASGVARAGADIVVIDGFRGGTGAAPTRIRDNVGIPIELALAAADQRLRDEGIRSTVSLVAAGSFRCSSDVIKAIALGADAVYIASAPLIAMGCHMCQTCNTGKCNWGIATQRPDLTRRLNPEIAHQRVENLLSAWNHEMKEIMGGMGINSVDSLRGNRLMLRGIGLTDRELQILGIKHAGE; this is encoded by the coding sequence ATGATTAATTATATTCCCCGCCGGTTCACCATTGTGCGGGATCGGGAACTTTGTATTGATTGCGGCTGCTGTGTGCGTCAGTGCTCCAACGAGTGCCATAGCTTTGGACCGGACGGCAAAACCGTGGTGTCCCATTCTCAGGATTGCGTGGCCTGCCATCGGTGCGTGGATCTGTGCCCCACCGGCGCCCTTCGGATCGAAAAATATGTGTGCGACTATCGGGACAATGCCAACTGGACCCCGCGCTATCAGCAAGAGATCTGCCGCCAGGCAAATACCGGCGGCGTGCTGCTGTCCGCTATGGGCAACCCGCAGCCGTATCCCATTTATTGGGACAAAATTTTGCTTAATGCCTCCCAGGTGACCAACCCCTCTATTGACCCTTTGCGGGAGCCGATGGAAATCCGCACCATTTTGGGTCGTAAACCGGATCGTCTGCAAGTGGAGCGCAAGGGCAAGTCCGTGACCAAAATGCCGCCGCAGGTGATGTTGGAGACGCCCATTATGTTCTCTGCCATGAGCTTTGGCTCCATCAGCCTGAATGCCCAAAAATCTCTGGCCATGGCTGCCAAGAATATGGGCACGCTGTTTAATACCGGTGAGGGCGGTTTGCACCCGGACCTGGCGTCTTACGGCGACTGTGCCGTGGTACAGGTGGCCTCCGGCCGCTTCGGTGTGCATAAGGATTATTTGAATAACTCTAAGTTTGTAGAAATTAAGATCGGCCAGGGGGCCAAGCCGGGGATCGGCGGCCATCTGCCCGGTGAAAAGGTGAATGTGGAAGTCAGCAATGCGCGTATGATCCCGGTGGGATCGGACGCCATTTCACCTGCTCCGCATCATGATATTTATTCCATTGAGGACCTGCGCCAGCTGATCTGGTCGCTGAAGCAGGCCACGGATAACAAAAAGCCCATTTCCGTTAAGATTGCAGCGGTACATAACATTGCGGCCATCGCCTCCGGCGTGGCTCGTGCCGGTGCGGATATTGTGGTAATCGACGGCTTTCGCGGCGGCACCGGCGCAGCGCCCACCCGCATACGCGACAATGTGGGTATTCCCATTGAGCTGGCGCTGGCAGCTGCGGACCAGCGGCTGCGGGACGAGGGCATTCGTTCCACCGTGTCTTTGGTGGCTGCCGGTTCTTTTCGCTGCTCCTCTGATGTGATCAAGGCGATTGCTCTGGGTGCGGATGCGGTGTATATCGCCTCTGCGCCGCTAATCGCCATGGGCTGCCATATGTGCCAAACCTGCAACACCGGTAAGTGCAACTGGGGCATTGCCACCCAGCGTCCGGATCTGACCCGGCGACTGAATCCGGAGATCGCTCATCAGCGGGTGGAAAACCTGCTCTCCGCCTGGAACCATGAGATGAAAGAGATCATGGGCGGCATGGGCATCAACTCCGTTGACTCCCTGCGCGGCAACAGACTGATGCTCCGTGGTATTGGTCTGACTGATCGGGAATTGCAAATTTTGGGCATTAAGCACGCCGGGGAATAA
- the glnA gene encoding type I glutamate--ammonia ligase yields MSKYTKEDIIKSAQENNVEFIRLQFTDMFGIMKNVAITLSQLEKALDNDCMFDGSSIDGFVRIDESDMYLHPDYDTWTIFPWRKHQNAQTARLICSVYKSDNETPFMGDPRNVLQKVMDEAAEMGFGFNVGPECEFFLFKLDENGNPTLETGDEGGYFDLNPIDHGENCRRDICLALEDMGYTIEASHHEVAEGQHEIDFQFGDVMLSADRVMTFKHVVKTYAAKHGLHATFMPKPIYGINGSGMHTNMSLYYLKDGKNAFDDPNGEMGLSETAYNFIAGIMAHIRGIAAFSNPTVNSYKRLVPGYEAPSYLVWSASNRSCLVRIPAARGKGTRVELRCPDPTCNPYLEMALCLAAGLDGIKNKMTPASPIDYNVFGLSDEELKAAGIDCLPGSLKEAIEAAKADPFIKETLGDHVFNNYIEGKENEWDEYRTKVSQWEIDKYMVLY; encoded by the coding sequence ATGAGTAAATACACAAAGGAAGACATCATCAAAAGCGCACAGGAAAATAATGTAGAGTTTATCCGCTTGCAGTTTACGGATATGTTCGGCATTATGAAGAATGTGGCCATCACCCTGTCCCAGCTGGAGAAGGCGCTGGACAATGACTGTATGTTTGACGGTTCTTCCATCGACGGCTTTGTTCGCATTGATGAGTCCGATATGTATCTGCACCCGGATTACGACACTTGGACCATCTTCCCCTGGAGAAAGCACCAGAATGCGCAGACCGCTCGACTGATCTGCTCCGTATATAAATCCGATAATGAGACCCCCTTCATGGGTGACCCCCGCAATGTGCTGCAAAAGGTGATGGACGAGGCTGCCGAGATGGGCTTTGGCTTTAATGTTGGCCCGGAGTGCGAGTTCTTCCTGTTTAAGCTGGACGAGAACGGCAACCCCACCCTGGAGACCGGCGACGAGGGCGGTTACTTTGACCTGAACCCCATCGACCACGGCGAGAACTGCCGTCGGGATATTTGCCTGGCCCTGGAGGATATGGGCTACACCATTGAGGCTTCCCACCACGAAGTGGCCGAGGGGCAGCACGAGATCGACTTCCAGTTTGGTGATGTAATGCTCAGTGCCGACCGTGTAATGACTTTTAAGCATGTGGTTAAGACTTACGCTGCCAAGCATGGCCTGCACGCTACCTTTATGCCCAAGCCCATTTATGGTATCAACGGTTCCGGTATGCACACCAACATGAGCCTGTATTATTTGAAGGACGGCAAGAACGCTTTTGATGACCCCAACGGCGAGATGGGCCTGTCCGAGACCGCTTATAATTTCATCGCAGGTATTATGGCCCATATTCGCGGCATTGCAGCGTTCTCCAACCCCACCGTGAACTCTTACAAGCGTTTGGTACCCGGCTATGAGGCACCGTCTTACCTGGTATGGTCCGCTTCCAACCGCTCCTGCCTGGTGCGTATTCCTGCCGCTCGCGGCAAGGGCACTCGCGTAGAACTGCGCTGCCCGGATCCCACCTGCAACCCCTATTTGGAGATGGCTTTGTGCCTGGCTGCCGGTCTGGACGGAATTAAGAATAAGATGACCCCCGCTTCTCCCATTGACTACAATGTGTTCGGTCTGTCCGACGAGGAGTTGAAAGCCGCCGGCATTGATTGCCTGCCCGGCAGCCTGAAAGAGGCTATTGAAGCCGCTAAGGCAGATCCGTTTATTAAGGAAACCCTGGGTGACCATGTGTTCAATAACTATATTGAAGGCAAGGAGAATGAATGGGACGAGTACCGCACCAAGGTCTCTCAGTGGGAGATCGACAAGTACATGGTACTGTATTGA